The following are encoded together in the Perca flavescens isolate YP-PL-M2 chromosome 22, PFLA_1.0, whole genome shotgun sequence genome:
- the prlh2 gene encoding prolactin releasing hormone 2 translates to MLPGRAAGVRHCVLTSRCLSAALALLLLLSFSFSSAHSTTVEHDFHIVHNVDNRSPEIDPFWYVGRGVRPIGRFGKRDSSLETLGSGRMQPVLRTLGLLLSSLRNKENMGEMLDGEDRDWLP, encoded by the exons ATGCTGCCCGGGAGAGCGGCTGGTGTCCGGCACTGCGTCCTGACGAGCCgctgtctgtctgcagctctggcgctcctcctcctcctctccttcagcTTCAGCAGCGCTCACAGCACCACGGTGGAGCACGACTTCCACATTGTTCACAATGTCGACAACAGAA GTCCAGAGATAGACCCATTCTGGTACGTGGGGCGTGGGGTGAGACCCATCGGGCGCTTCGGGAAGAGGGACAGCAGCTTGGAGACTCTGGGCAGCGGACGGATGCAGCCTGTCCTCAGGACGTTAGGGCTGCTGCTCAGCAGCCTCAGAAACAAGGAGAACATGGGGGAAATGCTGGATGGGGAAGACAGGGATTGGTTACCGTGA